A window of the Yersinia rochesterensis genome harbors these coding sequences:
- a CDS encoding DUF454 family protein, producing MSRWLLIALGWLAVVLATLGVVLPLLPTTPFLLLAAWCFARSSPRFHHWLLHRSWFGGYIRTWQQHRALPPGVKWKAISVTILTFAVSLWLVNIWWVRSLLLVILTLLLIFMLRMPVIDLSQQKRH from the coding sequence ATGTCTCGTTGGTTGTTGATAGCTTTAGGTTGGCTCGCCGTGGTTTTGGCCACCTTAGGTGTCGTGCTTCCTCTTTTACCCACTACGCCATTTTTACTACTGGCCGCGTGGTGTTTTGCACGTTCCTCTCCCCGCTTTCATCATTGGCTGCTTCATCGTTCATGGTTTGGTGGTTATATTCGCACTTGGCAACAACATCGAGCTTTGCCCCCCGGCGTTAAATGGAAAGCAATATCGGTCACCATCCTTACTTTTGCCGTTTCACTTTGGCTGGTGAACATTTGGTGGGTCAGAAGCTTATTGTTGGTGATATTAACGCTATTATTGATATTTATGTTGCGGATGCCAGTTATTGACCTATCGCAACAAAAAAGGCACTGA
- the priC gene encoding primosomal replication protein PriC, whose amino-acid sequence MSTEKLLQVLESQIEALSAQVGPQANTPSQQARFDLNLFGNHGNRFRDYLLEIHKNMAQLKQVVADNRTQQVAFLAEKLVAQISALQRELATQKLRKSNPEPKYNKLDPYHKLAEHQDYERRILSMIQDRENQLGKQNLLTEQQKIQKELAALEGRLMRCRQALIKIERSIEKKENGF is encoded by the coding sequence ATGAGTACAGAAAAACTATTGCAGGTGCTTGAAAGCCAAATTGAGGCATTGTCGGCACAAGTTGGCCCACAAGCCAATACTCCGTCTCAGCAAGCGCGTTTTGACCTGAATTTATTTGGTAATCATGGTAACCGTTTTCGCGATTATCTACTGGAAATTCATAAAAATATGGCACAGTTGAAACAGGTTGTTGCAGACAATCGCACGCAGCAGGTCGCTTTCTTGGCTGAGAAATTGGTTGCACAAATCTCAGCCTTACAAAGAGAGTTAGCGACACAGAAGCTAAGAAAATCCAATCCTGAGCCCAAGTATAATAAGCTAGATCCTTACCATAAGCTGGCTGAACATCAAGATTATGAGCGGCGAATACTGTCCATGATTCAGGACAGAGAGAACCAACTGGGTAAGCAAAATTTATTAACTGAGCAGCAAAAAATACAGAAAGAACTTGCCGCACTAGAGGGACGTTTAATGCGTTGCCGGCAGGCGCTGATAAAAATAGAGCGCAGTATTGAGAAGAAAGAGAACGGTTTTTGA
- the rsmS gene encoding pleiotropic regulatory protein RsmS: protein MSVEKASPELQLAVDLIYLLECNEIAPETALAALAIVQLDYQRKLHNKVPD from the coding sequence ATGTCAGTTGAAAAAGCATCACCAGAACTGCAACTGGCAGTAGATCTTATCTACTTGCTGGAATGCAATGAGATAGCGCCGGAAACGGCATTGGCAGCATTGGCTATCGTGCAACTTGATTATCAGCGCAAGCTGCATAATAAAGTGCCTGATTAA
- the mscK gene encoding mechanosensitive channel MscK — MSSRFHNPYFLPFSLSVSLPTGAFLLRLRTMIILLIIALLFSPSLFAAGMNIDVPTRNEVLSQLDALSKQKILSPAEKLSQQDLTKTLEYLDTIERTKQEASQLRQQLAQAPAKLRQATDGLDALKNNSADTLTLESLANYSLRQLESRLNETLDDLQSAQEDLSAYNSQLISLQTQPERVQSAMYNASMRLMQIRNQLNGLAPKQEVLRPTQQQALLTEQVMLNAQLDLQRKNLEANTTLQDLLQKQRDYTTAHINQLERNVQILQEVVSGKRLIISEKTAKEAQVPDDATDIQNDPLVSRELAINKELSQQLINATKEGNTLVQQNIRVKNWLDRALQSERNLKEQITVLRGSLLLSRILYQQQLNLPTSGLITNMGPRIADLRLEQFEINQQRDQLFQGDDYIQALMTDSKEKVSPDVEDALGQIVDIRRELLDQLNKQLGNQLTLAINLQINQQQLLSVNESLQHTLTQQIFWVSSNKPMDWSWLKALPSALKTELSSFNFTLSWDDVLAGLTKSLVFLIPMLIVVGVIRSRYNMINKYLDRLASDVGQLKHDSQMHTPKAILLTLLKVLPGALVILGVGYWCLRSDFNLSDLFWIFSQRLALFWLVFDLTYRMLSPGGITERHFMIAADRCAHYRRQMVRLGVALLPVIFWSALGEKSPLRLVDDVLGQVVIVIALALLALFVYPFCRDSWREKDSHAVRLVIVTAIAGTPIILIGLMIAGYFYTTLQLAGRWIDSLYLLFLWNIVYLTAIRGLGVAARRLAYRRAIARRQNLVKEGAEGGEPVEEPPLALEQINQQSLRLTTMVLFLIFATCFYAIWADLITVISYLDSISLWHYTTTVAGASVVQSVTLGNMLVALMALVVAYILTRNLPGLLEVVILSRLQLRQGTSYAITTILTYLITAIGGITALSSLGVSWDKLQWLVAALSVGLGFGLQEIFANFVSGLIILFERPVRIGDTITIGTFSGNVNKIRIRATTITDFDRKEVIIPNKAFVTERLINWSLSDTVTRIIIKVGVAYGSDLAKVKEILLKAAHENPRVMTDPEPHVFFLNFGASTLDHELRVYVHELRDRSYTVDELNSTIDKLCRENNINIAFNQLDVYLHKPDGTEIQEVSRPFDAQGLPSVPSEKSAMGDTKPDLPDINKPLA, encoded by the coding sequence ATGAGCAGCAGATTTCACAATCCATATTTTTTACCATTTTCTTTGTCGGTTTCTTTGCCAACAGGCGCGTTTTTACTACGTCTGCGGACAATGATTATCTTGCTTATAATTGCATTGCTATTTTCGCCGTCACTTTTCGCTGCTGGAATGAATATAGATGTGCCGACGCGCAATGAAGTGCTGAGCCAACTGGATGCATTATCAAAGCAAAAAATACTGTCGCCAGCTGAAAAGTTATCGCAACAGGATCTGACAAAAACGCTGGAATACCTTGATACTATTGAGCGTACCAAGCAGGAAGCCAGTCAACTTAGACAACAATTAGCACAGGCCCCGGCGAAACTACGGCAAGCGACTGACGGACTGGATGCGCTTAAAAATAATTCAGCGGATACTCTGACTCTAGAGTCCCTGGCAAACTATTCATTGCGCCAGTTGGAATCACGTCTAAATGAAACACTGGATGATTTACAATCTGCCCAAGAAGACCTCTCAGCTTATAACAGCCAGCTAATTTCCCTGCAAACTCAGCCAGAACGCGTGCAAAGTGCGATGTATAACGCATCGATGCGTTTAATGCAGATTCGCAATCAACTCAATGGATTGGCTCCGAAGCAAGAAGTTTTGCGGCCGACCCAACAACAAGCGCTATTGACTGAGCAAGTCATGCTAAACGCGCAGCTAGATTTGCAGCGTAAAAATCTGGAAGCTAATACGACGTTACAAGATTTGCTGCAAAAACAACGAGATTACACGACTGCGCACATTAACCAACTGGAGCGTAATGTCCAAATACTGCAAGAGGTAGTAAGCGGAAAACGGTTAATTATTTCAGAGAAAACAGCCAAAGAAGCGCAAGTCCCCGATGATGCTACTGATATTCAAAATGACCCATTAGTCAGCCGTGAATTGGCGATTAATAAAGAGTTGAGCCAGCAGTTGATTAATGCCACTAAAGAAGGCAACACACTGGTACAACAGAATATCAGAGTTAAAAACTGGCTGGATCGTGCTCTGCAATCTGAACGCAATTTAAAGGAACAAATTACCGTTTTACGCGGCAGTTTGCTGCTTTCTCGTATTCTCTACCAGCAGCAGCTCAATTTGCCGACGTCCGGTTTGATTACCAATATGGGGCCGCGTATTGCCGATTTGCGCCTCGAACAATTTGAAATTAATCAGCAGCGTGACCAGCTATTTCAAGGGGATGACTATATTCAAGCCCTAATGACTGACAGTAAAGAGAAAGTCAGCCCTGATGTAGAAGACGCGTTGGGGCAGATAGTCGATATCCGACGTGAACTACTGGACCAGTTAAATAAACAACTGGGTAACCAACTGACACTGGCGATTAATCTGCAAATTAATCAGCAGCAATTATTGAGTGTCAATGAGTCACTGCAACACACGCTGACACAGCAAATATTTTGGGTCAGCAGCAATAAACCCATGGATTGGTCTTGGCTGAAAGCATTGCCGAGTGCATTAAAAACTGAACTGAGCAGTTTTAACTTTACCCTATCATGGGATGACGTATTAGCCGGTTTAACTAAGTCGTTGGTATTCCTGATACCCATGCTGATTGTGGTGGGTGTAATCCGCTCACGCTACAACATGATTAATAAATATTTAGATAGATTGGCCTCTGACGTCGGGCAATTAAAGCATGATAGCCAAATGCACACACCTAAAGCCATTTTACTCACTTTGCTGAAAGTGCTGCCCGGTGCTTTGGTTATTTTGGGGGTAGGCTATTGGTGTTTACGTTCAGACTTCAATCTCAGCGATTTATTCTGGATCTTCTCCCAACGCTTGGCCCTGTTCTGGCTGGTGTTTGACCTGACATATCGTATGCTCTCACCAGGTGGTATCACTGAGCGGCACTTTATGATAGCGGCTGACCGATGTGCGCATTATCGGCGTCAAATGGTGCGTTTGGGCGTTGCATTGCTGCCCGTTATCTTCTGGTCTGCTCTGGGAGAAAAAAGCCCACTTCGATTGGTAGATGATGTTCTCGGGCAAGTTGTTATTGTCATTGCATTGGCACTATTGGCCTTGTTCGTCTATCCATTCTGCCGTGATAGCTGGCGTGAGAAAGATTCCCATGCGGTACGACTAGTGATAGTGACGGCAATAGCGGGAACACCGATCATATTGATTGGGCTAATGATTGCCGGATATTTCTACACCACACTGCAACTGGCTGGCCGCTGGATTGATAGTCTCTATTTATTATTTTTGTGGAATATCGTTTATCTGACAGCCATTCGTGGATTAGGGGTTGCAGCGCGGCGTTTGGCTTACCGGCGTGCCATCGCCCGGCGACAAAATCTGGTGAAAGAGGGCGCAGAGGGAGGGGAGCCGGTAGAAGAACCCCCATTGGCATTAGAACAAATTAACCAGCAATCATTACGTTTGACGACTATGGTCTTGTTCCTGATTTTTGCCACCTGTTTCTATGCAATCTGGGCTGATTTGATAACAGTTATCTCCTATCTGGACAGTATCTCTTTGTGGCATTACACCACCACCGTGGCGGGGGCGAGTGTCGTGCAGTCTGTCACCTTGGGGAATATGTTAGTGGCTTTGATGGCATTGGTGGTGGCTTATATTCTGACGCGCAACCTGCCAGGTTTGCTTGAAGTGGTGATTTTATCGCGGTTACAACTGCGCCAGGGGACTTCTTACGCCATTACCACCATTTTGACTTATCTGATCACCGCCATTGGTGGGATAACGGCGCTTAGCTCACTTGGGGTTTCGTGGGATAAACTACAGTGGTTGGTTGCGGCTCTATCGGTTGGTTTGGGGTTCGGCTTACAAGAGATTTTTGCCAACTTTGTATCGGGTTTGATCATTTTGTTCGAACGGCCTGTGCGTATCGGCGATACCATTACTATCGGTACTTTCTCGGGTAATGTTAACAAAATACGCATCCGTGCCACGACGATCACTGATTTTGACCGTAAAGAAGTCATTATTCCGAATAAGGCCTTTGTAACCGAGCGGCTGATCAACTGGTCTCTATCCGATACCGTTACCCGAATTATTATTAAAGTCGGGGTTGCGTACGGCTCTGATTTAGCAAAAGTAAAAGAAATATTGCTAAAAGCAGCCCATGAAAATCCTCGGGTCATGACGGACCCTGAACCTCATGTGTTCTTCCTTAATTTTGGTGCTAGCACTCTTGATCATGAGTTGCGTGTGTATGTACATGAATTACGGGACCGTAGTTATACAGTGGATGAATTGAATAGCACGATTGATAAGTTATGTCGTGAGAATAATATTAATATTGCATTCAATCAGTTAGATGTGTATTTACACAAGCCCGACGGCACTGAAATTCAGGAAGTAAGTCGACCGTTTGATGCCCAAGGTTTACCTTCCGTACCATCTGAAAAGTCTGCGATGGGGGATACCAAACCTGATTTGCCGGATATCAATAAGCCACTTGCTTAA
- a CDS encoding DsrE/DsrF/TusD sulfur relay family protein: MSDKTSSLVVIANGAAYGQESLFNALRLSIALKEQQTNLDLRLFLMSDAVIAGLNGQQPREGYNLQQMLEILTAQNVPVKLCKTCADARGISELVLVDGVEIGTLVELAQWTLAAEKVLTF, translated from the coding sequence ATGAGCGATAAAACGAGTTCACTGGTTGTTATTGCCAATGGTGCTGCATATGGCCAGGAGTCGCTATTTAACGCGCTGCGTTTATCTATTGCATTGAAAGAACAGCAGACAAACCTCGATTTGCGCCTATTTTTAATGTCTGATGCCGTTATTGCCGGTCTTAATGGGCAGCAGCCCCGAGAGGGTTATAACTTACAACAGATGTTGGAAATCCTTACGGCACAAAATGTCCCGGTTAAACTATGTAAAACCTGTGCGGATGCCCGTGGTATTAGTGAATTAGTCTTGGTTGATGGTGTAGAGATTGGGACTTTGGTTGAACTGGCTCAATGGACACTGGCGGCCGAGAAAGTTCTGACGTTTTGA
- the acrR gene encoding multidrug efflux transporter transcriptional repressor AcrR, with product MARKTKQQAEETRQHILDAAVREFSAHGVSGTSLADIAVAAGVTRGAIYWHFKNKVDLFNEVWELSESNVDQLELEYQAKYPDNPLRILREILIHVLVSTSEDCRRRALMEIIFHKCEFVGEMTSFHDARKVLDLASYERIESVLQGCIDAHQLSVNLDTHRAAIIMRAYITGLMENWLFMPESFDIKQEAPILIDAYLEMLTHGVSLLRKT from the coding sequence ATGGCACGAAAAACCAAACAGCAAGCCGAAGAGACCCGGCAACACATTCTAGATGCCGCAGTGCGGGAATTTTCTGCGCACGGTGTTTCCGGTACTTCACTTGCTGATATTGCTGTCGCTGCGGGAGTTACCCGTGGCGCAATTTACTGGCACTTCAAGAATAAGGTAGACCTGTTTAACGAAGTTTGGGAGTTATCAGAGTCTAATGTCGATCAGCTCGAATTAGAGTATCAGGCAAAATATCCTGATAATCCACTCCGTATTCTGCGTGAAATACTCATTCATGTGCTTGTTTCTACGAGTGAGGATTGTCGCCGCCGCGCGTTAATGGAAATTATATTCCATAAATGTGAATTTGTCGGGGAGATGACCTCTTTCCATGATGCACGCAAAGTTCTTGATTTAGCTAGTTATGAGCGAATTGAGTCTGTTTTGCAAGGCTGTATTGATGCTCATCAACTCTCCGTCAATCTTGATACTCACCGTGCTGCGATTATCATGAGAGCCTATATTACAGGTTTGATGGAGAACTGGCTTTTTATGCCAGAAAGTTTTGATATAAAACAAGAGGCACCGATATTAATTGATGCTTATCTGGAGATGCTAACCCACGGGGTTTCATTGCTAAGAAAGACATAG
- the acrA gene encoding efflux RND transporter adaptor subunit AcrA, with translation MSKNRGVMPLAAILVLSGSLVLIGCNDKDAVQAHAQQAPEVGIVTLKAAPLNITTELPGRTSAFRVAEVRPQVSGIILKRNYVEGSDVTAGTSLYQIDPATYQAAYDSAKGDLAKAQAAAEIARLTVNRYKPLLGTNYISKQEYDQAVSNSMQANASVLAAKAAVESARINLAYTHVTSPISGRTGKSSVTEGALVTSGQATALTTVQQLDPMYVDVTQSSDEFLRLKKELADGTLKQENGKAKVRLLLENGAEYAETGTLEFSGVTVDETTGSITIRAIFPNPNETLLPGMFVRARLDEGVRPDALLVPQQGVTRNPRGEATAMVVGADDKVELRTLVANQAIGNKWLVTDGLKAGDRLIVSGLQKIRPGVQVRVQEVTDPAQKAAPADTEKKS, from the coding sequence ATGAGCAAAAACAGAGGGGTAATGCCTCTGGCTGCAATTCTGGTACTTTCAGGCAGCTTAGTACTTATAGGATGTAATGATAAAGATGCGGTGCAAGCCCATGCTCAACAGGCACCTGAAGTCGGCATTGTGACATTGAAAGCAGCGCCACTGAATATCACAACTGAATTGCCTGGCCGTACGTCCGCATTCCGTGTTGCAGAAGTTCGCCCGCAAGTTAGCGGTATTATTCTTAAACGTAACTATGTTGAAGGCAGTGATGTCACCGCCGGAACATCACTTTATCAAATTGATCCAGCAACTTATCAGGCCGCTTATGACAGCGCAAAAGGTGACTTGGCTAAAGCACAAGCTGCCGCTGAAATCGCTCGTCTGACCGTTAATCGTTACAAACCATTGCTCGGCACCAACTACATCAGTAAGCAAGAGTATGACCAAGCGGTGTCTAACTCTATGCAAGCCAATGCTTCCGTTCTGGCAGCAAAAGCAGCGGTAGAAAGTGCCCGTATTAACCTGGCTTATACTCATGTGACCTCGCCAATCAGTGGTCGTACCGGTAAATCTTCAGTGACTGAAGGTGCATTGGTGACCAGTGGCCAGGCAACCGCGTTGACAACAGTCCAACAACTTGACCCGATGTACGTTGATGTTACTCAGTCAAGTGATGAGTTCCTGCGTCTGAAAAAAGAGCTGGCTGATGGCACGCTCAAACAAGAAAACGGTAAAGCTAAAGTTCGCTTGTTACTGGAAAACGGCGCTGAATATGCAGAAACCGGTACGTTGGAATTCTCTGGTGTGACTGTGGATGAAACCACCGGTTCTATCACTATCCGCGCTATCTTCCCTAACCCGAATGAAACGCTGTTACCAGGGATGTTTGTCCGTGCCCGTCTGGATGAAGGTGTCCGCCCTGATGCACTATTAGTGCCTCAACAAGGTGTAACACGTAACCCTCGCGGCGAAGCAACGGCGATGGTCGTTGGAGCTGATGACAAAGTTGAATTGCGTACACTGGTTGCTAATCAAGCCATTGGTAATAAATGGTTGGTGACTGACGGATTGAAAGCAGGCGATCGTCTTATTGTTTCCGGCTTGCAAAAAATCAGACCGGGTGTGCAGGTAAGAGTGCAGGAAGTTACTGACCCGGCGCAAAAAGCAGCCCCGGCTGATACAGAGAAGAAGTCTTAA
- the acrB gene encoding efflux RND transporter permease AcrB: protein MAKFFIDRPIFAWVIAIIIMLAGTLAIMKLPVAQYPTIAPPAITISANYPGADATTVQNTVTQVIEQNMNGIDNLLYMSSSSDSSGNVQLTLTFNSGTDPDIAQVQVQNKLQLAMPLLPQEVQQQGVSVEKSSSSFLMVAGFISEDGTMLQEDIADYVGSNVKDPISRTTGVGDVQLFGSQYAMRIWMDPHKLNNYGLTPVDVINAIKVQNNQVAAGQLGGTPPVPGQELNSSIIAQTRLTNAEEFSQIMLKVNTDGSQVRLKDVAIVQLGAESYNIIARYNGKPAAGIGIKLATGANALNTSAAVKAELAKLQPFFPAGLKVVYPYDTTPFVKISINEVVKTLVEAIILVFLVMYLFLQNFRATLIPTIAVPVVLLGTFAILSAFGYSINTLTMFGMVLAIGLLVDDAIVVVENVERVMQEEGLPPKEATKKSMEQIQGALVGIALVLSAVFVPMAFFGGATGAIYRQFSITIVSAMVLSVLVALILTPALCATMLKPIAKGEHGPKTGFFGWFNRMFESSTHHYTDSVANILRSTGRYLVIYLAIVIGMGVLFLRLPSSFLPEEDQGVFLTMVQMPAGATQERTQKVLNQVTDYYLDKEKDVVNSVFTVNGFGFSGQGQNTGLAFVSLKNWDERPGEQNKVPAIVSRASAAFSQIKDGLVFAFNLPAIVELGTATGFDFQLIDQGNVGHQKLTEARNQLLGMAAQHPDMLVGMRPNGLEDTPQFKVEVDQEKAQALGVAISDINTTLGTAMGGSYVNDFIDRGRVKKVYVQADAPFRMLPSDIDKWYVRNNAGQMVSFATFSTAKWEYGSPRLERYNGLPSMEILGQAAPGKSTGEAMDLMQELAAKLPSGVGYDWTGMSYQERLSGNQAPALYAISLIVVFLCLAALYESWSIPFSVMLVVPLGVVGALIAASLRGLENDVYFQVGLLTTIGLSAKNAILIVEFAKDLMDKEGKGLVESTLEAVRMRLRPILMTSLAFILGVMPLVISSGAGSGAQNAVGTGVMGGMITATVLAIFFVPVFFVVVRRRFSRKSEDVEHAHAVDHKVK, encoded by the coding sequence ATGGCTAAGTTCTTTATAGATCGCCCTATTTTCGCTTGGGTTATCGCTATCATAATCATGTTAGCCGGTACCCTTGCGATAATGAAATTACCTGTTGCGCAATATCCGACCATTGCGCCGCCGGCAATTACAATCTCCGCCAACTATCCTGGCGCCGATGCGACGACTGTGCAGAATACAGTTACGCAGGTTATCGAACAGAACATGAACGGTATCGATAACCTGTTGTACATGTCTTCCAGCAGTGACTCCTCCGGTAACGTTCAGTTGACGTTGACCTTTAACTCCGGCACTGATCCCGATATCGCGCAGGTTCAGGTCCAGAACAAACTGCAATTAGCCATGCCATTACTGCCGCAAGAAGTGCAGCAGCAAGGTGTGAGCGTTGAAAAGTCCAGTAGTAGCTTCCTGATGGTTGCCGGCTTTATTTCAGAAGACGGCACCATGCTGCAAGAAGATATTGCTGACTATGTCGGTTCTAACGTTAAAGACCCGATCAGCCGTACCACGGGGGTAGGTGATGTTCAGTTATTCGGTTCCCAATACGCGATGCGTATCTGGATGGACCCGCATAAACTGAATAACTACGGTTTGACGCCGGTTGATGTTATCAACGCGATCAAAGTACAGAATAACCAGGTTGCCGCAGGGCAATTAGGTGGTACGCCACCAGTGCCGGGTCAAGAACTGAACTCCTCTATTATTGCTCAGACCCGTCTGACCAATGCGGAAGAATTCAGCCAGATCATGCTGAAAGTCAATACTGATGGCTCACAGGTTCGCCTGAAAGATGTGGCTATCGTTCAATTGGGTGCTGAAAGCTATAACATTATTGCTCGTTATAATGGTAAGCCAGCGGCAGGTATCGGTATTAAGCTGGCGACAGGGGCTAACGCCCTGAACACCTCTGCTGCGGTAAAAGCTGAACTGGCAAAATTACAGCCGTTCTTCCCCGCAGGGCTGAAAGTGGTTTACCCGTACGACACCACACCGTTCGTTAAAATCTCCATTAACGAAGTGGTTAAGACGCTGGTCGAAGCTATCATCCTGGTGTTCTTGGTGATGTATCTGTTCTTGCAAAACTTCCGCGCAACGTTGATTCCAACCATTGCGGTACCGGTCGTATTGCTGGGGACGTTCGCCATTCTTTCCGCCTTTGGCTATTCGATAAACACTCTTACGATGTTCGGGATGGTGTTGGCGATAGGGCTATTGGTGGATGATGCCATCGTCGTCGTCGAGAACGTCGAACGTGTGATGCAAGAGGAAGGGCTACCGCCGAAAGAAGCCACTAAGAAATCCATGGAGCAAATCCAGGGTGCATTGGTGGGGATCGCGTTGGTGCTTTCTGCCGTATTTGTTCCGATGGCCTTCTTCGGCGGCGCAACCGGGGCGATTTATCGTCAGTTCTCTATTACCATCGTTTCGGCCATGGTGCTCTCGGTTCTGGTAGCATTAATTCTGACCCCAGCACTGTGCGCCACCATGTTGAAACCTATCGCTAAAGGCGAACATGGCCCGAAAACCGGCTTCTTTGGTTGGTTTAACCGCATGTTTGAGAGCAGTACCCACCACTATACCGACAGTGTTGCCAATATCCTGCGCAGCACCGGCCGTTATTTGGTTATCTATCTGGCTATTGTGATTGGTATGGGCGTGTTGTTCCTGCGCTTACCCTCTTCATTCTTACCGGAAGAAGATCAGGGCGTGTTCCTGACCATGGTACAAATGCCTGCGGGTGCGACCCAAGAACGAACTCAGAAAGTGCTGAATCAGGTTACTGACTATTATCTCGACAAAGAAAAAGACGTGGTTAACTCTGTATTTACGGTTAACGGCTTCGGTTTCAGCGGTCAAGGTCAGAATACCGGTCTGGCATTCGTGAGTTTGAAAAATTGGGATGAACGCCCTGGCGAGCAAAACAAAGTTCCGGCCATTGTGAGTCGTGCTTCTGCTGCTTTCTCGCAAATTAAAGACGGTTTGGTCTTCGCCTTTAACTTGCCGGCGATTGTGGAATTGGGTACCGCTACCGGCTTCGACTTCCAGTTAATTGACCAAGGTAACGTGGGGCATCAGAAGTTAACGGAAGCCCGTAACCAACTGCTTGGTATGGCGGCACAACACCCGGATATGCTGGTGGGTATGCGGCCAAACGGCCTGGAAGATACGCCTCAGTTCAAAGTCGAAGTAGATCAGGAAAAAGCACAAGCGCTGGGCGTGGCAATTTCTGATATCAATACTACCTTGGGTACCGCCATGGGCGGCAGCTATGTAAACGACTTTATCGACCGCGGTCGTGTGAAGAAAGTTTATGTGCAGGCGGATGCGCCATTCCGTATGTTACCGAGTGATATTGATAAGTGGTATGTCCGTAATAATGCAGGTCAGATGGTGTCATTTGCCACCTTCTCCACTGCCAAATGGGAATACGGCTCACCACGACTGGAACGTTATAACGGCTTACCATCCATGGAAATTCTGGGTCAGGCCGCTCCGGGTAAAAGTACCGGTGAAGCTATGGACCTGATGCAAGAATTGGCCGCTAAATTACCAAGCGGCGTGGGTTATGACTGGACGGGCATGTCCTATCAGGAACGTTTGTCAGGTAACCAAGCGCCAGCGCTGTATGCCATCTCACTGATTGTGGTCTTCTTGTGTCTGGCGGCGTTGTATGAAAGCTGGTCAATTCCATTCTCTGTGATGTTGGTGGTACCACTGGGTGTGGTCGGTGCGTTAATTGCCGCCTCTCTGCGTGGGCTGGAAAATGACGTTTACTTCCAGGTGGGCTTATTGACCACCATTGGGCTATCGGCCAAGAACGCCATCTTGATTGTTGAGTTCGCTAAGGACTTGATGGATAAAGAAGGCAAAGGTTTGGTGGAATCAACCTTAGAAGCAGTGCGTATGCGTCTGCGTCCAATCTTGATGACCTCACTGGCCTTTATTCTTGGGGTTATGCCGCTGGTTATTAGTAGCGGTGCAGGTTCTGGTGCACAGAATGCGGTCGGTACCGGTGTAATGGGCGGTATGATAACCGCGACAGTACTGGCTATCTTCTTTGTTCCGGTATTCTTCGTGGTGGTTCGCCGCCGCTTTAGCCGGAAAAGTGAAGATGTAGAACATGCACATGCGGTTGACCATAAGGTGAAATAA
- a CDS encoding PRD domain-containing protein produces the protein METRLKILYDAQVIDSAVYCGMLNVLTRLEQHWQLSIRHPQGEMLITHMANALMRASQGQVIPAIDDEILKEIETTAIFANIRDINNDLLSLFVFEVPDHELGYLLANLYGLHLAQQIES, from the coding sequence ATGGAAACAAGATTGAAAATTTTATATGACGCGCAGGTTATTGATTCTGCGGTCTACTGTGGCATGCTCAATGTTCTCACTCGTTTGGAACAACACTGGCAATTATCAATTCGTCATCCCCAAGGAGAAATGCTGATTACTCACATGGCCAATGCGCTGATGCGAGCGAGTCAGGGACAGGTTATTCCGGCTATCGACGATGAAATATTAAAAGAGATCGAAACCACAGCAATTTTTGCCAATATCAGAGATATTAATAACGATCTACTCTCACTGTTTGTCTTTGAAGTACCCGATCACGAATTGGGATATTTATTAGCAAACTTATATGGCTTGCATCTGGCCCAACAGATTGAGAGCTAA